The Nematostella vectensis chromosome 6, jaNemVect1.1, whole genome shotgun sequence region TTTAAGagaaaaatgataataaaggTTAGAATAAATTGTCCCACCGAATGATGTCCAGTGTAGTTTATTTAAGTCTTTGTCTCCCTCACCCCTCTCTCCCTACTACTCCTAGTTGCTATGAACCTAAGGCGCTAAAGCAAATTGCAAACGAAGATACCAAGAAATGCAGAATACTTCATATTGAAATTAGCATTAATTATTAGACTTTCAAAGAAATTCTTTGAAAGTCTATATACATGATACCAGAACCATTAGTATTTTTGCATTGCcgttatttgttttctatttttggCATATGGCACTTGGAATTATGAGAGGCATCGTCGGTTGACTGTCTAAACACTCATACCTCTTTTTGTCAATTGCTTTCTTTGTAGTAGTTTGCACTGCAACGGTTGCTGCTTTCTTTGCATTTCTTTTAGGAGCTTTTAGTATGGATTTTTTCATGGCATTCTTTTCGATGTGTTTCGAAGACTCCTTCTTCGCAGGCTTGGGTTCGTCTTTCTTCATAGGGCCTTCGCTCTTTTTAGGCTTCGGTTCGTCTTTCTTCATAGGGCCTTCGCTCTTTTTAGGCTTCGGTTCGTCTTTCTTCATAGGGCCTTCGCTCTTTTTAGCCTTGGGTTCGTCTTTCTTTATAGGGCCTTCGCTCTTTTTAGGCTTCGATTCGTCTTTCTTTATAGGGCCTTCGCTCTTTTTAGCCTTGGGTTCGTCTTTCTTCATAGGGCTTTCGCTCTTTTTAGCCTTGGGTTCGTCTTTCTTCATAGGGCCTTCGCTCTTTTTAGCCTTGGGTTCGTCTTTCTTTATAGGGCCTTTGCTCTTTTTAGGCTTGGGTTCGTCTTTCTTCATAGGGCCTTCGCTCTTTTTAGCCGGAACTGCAGGCTTTTTGGTTTTACTCTTCATTTCCGCTGTTGAGATGCTCACAAGAGCGATCACAAGAATAAGAAGCACACAAGTAAATGTACGCATCTTGACGGCGAGGCATGCAGGACCTGAACAACGCCTTTTCTCCTTCTGTAGCAACCCGACCAGTGCAGCGGAATTTTAAGACGCGGGATTATTAAAGTATGCTTTGTTAGGGCTTGGTAAACACGGCTCTTTACATTATCAAAGGCgatggagaggggagggggtgtctcAGCAAATCTATCCACGAGAAAAGATTCAACTATTACACCCTAAAATGTACTCTTTTAAGGTGTGAATGGGTACACGTGTTAGCTTCGGAGAGATTGCGCAGAATTTTGAAACCGCAGTAACTTAttttaaagcttttttttgtttgtgtatGTAAGGCAACAAGGATTACGTCTACTTAGGATTCCTAACACCGCCCGCATGtcttttgaaaagaaaattaccgaaatttgcatttttttttctgactttTGTGCCTGGCGTTCGCGAAAGAAACTCTGCTAGTTAAATACCGAAAACAGGGCAACAAGGGCATTTTGAGCAATTGTCTTTGCTTATCCGGGCCTCACTCCAGTTCAAAACATTAAGAGAATGGGCAATTGTTTCATGCACCATCTTTTTCTACAAAAATCTTTCTTCGCATCTAATGGTCTGTCATATCCCATACATTATTTACATTATCCACATATAAAAATAGCTAAGTAAATGCAATGTTTTCAATGGCAATTACTTGATGGATTTAGTCTTTATTTACATATAGCTTTGCTAAGCCTTATCTTTGTGAAGTTGCAAAAAGGGCCTAAGACTATAGGTCAGGGGGGGCTTTGAAAAGACATAGAGCCCCTTAACTAAAAAATTTACAAATCCTTATTGGATGGATATGCTGCTAGGAAAAAACTATTGTTAATTTCAGCTCCACTTTGAATTTCTTAAAACAAACTTACTTTATCATGGACACAAAATGTTTAGTGATAACACACCTCCAAGCTTCTAGTTTCTAAACAGCCCTCGATAATATGGAAGCTGGGCTACTGCTAAATATGAGAGTCTTTTTGCTTGCATAACAGTCTTGGATTATCTACAATAGGTTTAATTTATAGATggcttattttgaaatttgttaCAGTGTTGTACTTTTAAAAGGAGAACTTATGCCTAGGGTGTTGAGATTTCTGTTTCTGATTAGATATGATAGCCACCATATGAGTGATAGGTCACCCAGTTTGATTTCAAATGTTCAGGTCTTTTTTCATGTCCTGATGCaaaaagagacttataaaccTTGCTTGCATTTGGGTCCTCTGCGACAGTCTTATATTTTGACAGCTCTGTTGGTATGGTAACATTCACTTTAGGGCTCTTGCCTTTTTTGGATGATACACTTCTACTTGACGCACCATTAACTCCTGGTTTGGAGTCAAGTTTAGGTTTTTTGAAAGGAATTTCTGGCTCTGTCTTGGATCTTTTTGCTGTTTCAGATGAAATTTTCCCTGCATCACTA contains the following coding sequences:
- the LOC5514988 gene encoding translation initiation factor IF-2; amino-acid sequence: MRTFTCVLLILVIALVSISTAEMKSKTKKPAVPAKKSEGPMKKDEPKPKKSKGPIKKDEPKAKKSEGPMKKDEPKAKKSESPMKKDEPKAKKSEGPIKKDESKPKKSEGPIKKDEPKAKKSEGPMKKDEPKPKKSEGPMKKDEPKPKKSEGPMKKDEPKPAKKESSKHIEKNAMKKSILKAPKRNAKKAATVAVQTTTKKAIDKKSEEIAPVERFWSRRRYNSRRRYIRRRRFTRRRRATRRRYTRRRYTRRRGFTRRRHSSGNNNNNNNNAGNYGYGKRFATKNVGDDKNEAKSGSDMGATKEKERNDEYPESFDYDSYEVEKDSGKVDMDPNDEHQHHHRR